CGCCATTAAAGAATTTGCACCAGATAAGTTGATTATTTTAGGTCCAGGTGCCACGTTAGGAGGTGCAGTCGCTCAGAGTTTGATCAGCCATAACTGGCTTAACCTTGCCAATAAAGCTGATTTTATAACTCGACAAAAACAAGCGCCTTATGTACTTGCCATGGGGTTATCTGAGCAACGCAAATGTGTTGTAAAATAATGAGAAAAAAAGTAATTAGTATTCGAGATAAAATAAAATAGCTGAAAAAATATTTATTTTATACAATAGACCATTAGAAATTTCCGTTTTGAGTTAAATAATGACCACAAGCCGTAAAAAAAATGAAGCAGAATTAATACTTGCGTTTAAGGCGTTACTTAAAGAGCAGTGTTATGGCTCACAAAGTCAACTTGCCGATGCGCTTGATATACAAGGCTTTAAGAATATGTCACAGGCGAAAATTTCACGCTTGTTGTCTAAGCTGGGCGCTGTAAAAATGCGTAATGCTAGTGATCAAGTTGTTTATATTTTACCTGATGAATTAGCGGTGCCAAAATCTAAGCAAGCAATTCAATCTGTTGTGATCAGTGTAAAACATAACAATATGCAGATTATTTTAAAAACTGGCATTGGTGGCGCGCCATTAATTTCAAGAATGTTAGACAGTTTAGGTGAGTCTACAGGTATTTTAGGTACTTTAGCTGGCGACGATACAATATTTATTGCACCAACAGATGTTAATAGAATTGATGAAATCACTAAAGACATTAGTTTATTATTAGGTGTTTCTTCATCATCTTGATTTAAATTACAGTTAACATGTTAATGCTATTTTGGGGCATTTATACGGCGCTATAATTAGCTTTTTCATGTTAAATACCTGCCTTTGATCAGCAAATATAAAGTCGAAAACGGCACTTAAACTAAGCTAGCGTTTCAAAAATAAAGCGAGTTTTACTATAAAATGGCTGTTCTGGGTTAAGTATAGTGTTTTTAATGTCGGCTCCCGTTAAATTATTAGCTAAGCGTTGCGGTTCAAAACAAAACGCTGAGTGCTGCTGATAAACCGTACCTTGCTTACCGGTTTGGCTGCCATCAATATAATTAGCGGTGTATAAAATTAAACAAGGATTATCGCTATACATTGTTAATTGTCGACCAGAGTTTGGCTCTATTGCACGAGCAGTATAAACCTCACCTGTTATCGCATTATCATTTGTTAACCAATAATTATCGTAACCTTTGGCAATAACAACTTGTTCGTCGTTAGACTTTATGTCCGAGCCTAAAAGTTTTAATTGCTTGAAGTCGTGAGCACTATTCTTTACCGTTCTAATTTCCCCTGTGGGATAAATTCGTTCATTCATCGGGAGAAAGTGTTCAGCGTTTAGTTGGATTTGATGTTGATAAATATCACCAGAGTTATGTCCTGCAAGATTAAAATAGCTATGCTGAGTTAAGTTAATGGCAGTGGTTTTATCTGTGCTAGCAAAATATTCAATGGTTAATTCATTGTTATTGCTCAGACTATAGATAACCTTAAAATCAACATTGCCGGGAAAGCCGTTAGCACCATCAGGGCTTGTGTGATGCAATATTAAACTGACATATTCAGTACTACTTGTGCATGTTGCTTGCCAAAGCTGCTTGTTCAAAGCCTGAAAGCCACCATGAAGTTGGTTGTCATTATTATTCAGTTCAAGCTGATAAGTGTTTTCGTTAATCGTTAACAGGCCATGATCAATTCGTCCGGCATATCGACCAATAATTGCGCCCAAATAGTATGGGTCATTCTCATATGATTCAATGTTCTCATAACCTAAAACAATATCAGCTGAATTACTGTGCTTATCTAGCGTTTCAAGGGCTACAATAATACCGCCGTAATTACTGATTTTTATATTCACGCCATGACAGTTTTCTAACGTATAAAGTTGTGCACTTTCACCATTTTGTAATGTACCAAAATCGCTTTGGGTGATCGTTGGACAACTCACTTTTTTTGTTGGCATGTTTTTATGTTTCGATTGAAAATATGGCTTATTTTAGCAAGTAGCTGAGGGCATTGTATAGGTTGATAGCGAGCGAAATGAGATAAAAACTTGGGTTAATAAATATTAACAGCTAGTGCCACTAACTGTTAATTTTTCAGGGTGTGAGTGTTTAGTGAGTACGATTAGCTGCAATATGTGCAAGAGAAATTAATGCTTGTTTATATTCTGACTCTGGCAGTATTGCGATAGCGCTAATGGCTTTGTCGGCTTCTTCTTCAGCTTTTTTCTGTGTGTAAACTAAAGCGCCTGTTTGTTTCATCGCTGCAAGAATATCATCGAGATTATCCATGCCATCACCATGTTCGATTGCATTACGTATCATGAGACTTTGTTGCTCATTTGCATGTTTCATTGCATAAAGCAGTGGTAAAGTAGGTTTGCCTTCAGCGAGGTCGTCGCCAACATTTTTACCCATTTCTTGTGCGTCAGCCGTGTAATCCATAATGTCGTCAACTAACTGAAAAGCAGTGCCTAAATGTTTACCGTAATTGAGCATAGCCAGTTCTGTTACATCATCTTGTTTAGCAATAACAGCTGCAAGGCGGGTAGCCGCTTCAAATAATTTCGCTGTTTTACAGTAGATAACTTTCATGTAGCTATCTTCTGTGGTGTCGGGATCATTGCAATTCATCAATTGCAGCACTTCACCTTCAGCAATAATATTGGTTGCGTCAGATAAAATGTCCATAATTTTTAAGTTGCTTAATTCACTCATCATTTGAAATGAACGAGAATATAAAAAATCACCTACCAGCACACTGGCACTATTACCAAACATCGCATTAGCTGTTTCACGACCACGGCGCATGTTCGACTCATCAACAACATCGTCATGCAAAAGTGTTGAGGTATGAATAAATTCAACGATTGCCGCAAGCTGTAAATGTTCCTCACCCTTATAACCAATAGCTTTAGCCGCTAAAACGGTAAGTAATGGGCGCATACGTTTGCCACCACCATTAACGATGTATACACCTAATTGATTTATAAGCGCAACGTCGGAATGTAGTTTTGAAAAAATCAGATCGTTGACCGCGGTCATGTCTTGTTGAGCCAAAGCTTGGATATTTTTTATATTCATAGAGCGTAACAAGTTACCTTAAATGTTCTTTAGTGATAGAATACCCGTAATTTCCGAGGTAATTTTACACGAAATTCATGATGATAGAAGTTTTGTGAGTAAGAAGTTTTTACTTAATTAAAAATAATAATAAATCATTACTTTTATACTTGCTCTATCTGATTTCTTCGCGTAGAATTCGCGCCCTATAATTTTAAATTTAAGCGTCGTCCATAGATGATGACGCAGTACGGAGTAGCTATGTACGCGGTATTCCAAAGCGGTGGTAAACAGCATCGTGTAACTGAAGGCCAAACGGTTCGTTTAGAAAAAATTGAACTTGAAATTGGTGCTGCAGTAGAATTCGAAAACGTTTTAATGATCGCCGATGGCGAGAGCATCAATGTAGGCGCGCCTTACATTGCTGGTGGTAAAGTTGTGGCTGAGGTTGTAAACCAAGGTCGCGCTGACAAAGTTAAAATTGTTAAATTTAAACGTCGTAAGCATTCACGTAAAGAAGCGGGCCATCGTCAATGGTTCACTGAAGTGAAAATTACTGGCATTAACGGCTAATTAGGAGCGATTTACAATGGCACATAAGAAAGCTGCGGGTAGTACACGTAACGGTCGTGATTCAGAAGCTAAACGCCTAGGTGTTAAACGTTTTGGCGGCGAAGCCGTTTTAGCGGGTAACATTATTGTTCGTCAACGTGGTACTCGTTTCCACGCTGGTAGCAACATGGGTATCGGTAAAGACCACACTTTATTTGCTTTATCAGATGGTAAAGTACAATTTGAAGTTAAAGGTCCTAAAAACCGCAAGTTTGTAAGCATTATTGCTGAGTAGTAATACGCAAACTTATAAAACCCTGCTGTTACGCAGGGTTTTTTTTTGCAGGTAATACCAATCTCACTAATTATCTGACTATTTCTACTGGTTAAAACAATCAAAGATTGCGTTATTTATTTAATAATTAGAGCAACTCGTTATTAAAATAAACGCCTTATATCTGGCCGTTTTCCCTACGTATAAAGTAGTCTAGCTAATTAATGAAATGGGTATAATTTATCCTACTCGTTACAAATTGTATAAAAAATGACATTGTTCATACTATTTGAAATAAATCATTTATAATATGTAGCAGAAAATAAAATTTTGGAGTGTTTTAAAACACCATGAAATTCGTAGATGAAGTAGAAATTCGCGTAGAAGCCGGAGACGGTGGTAATGGTATTGTTAGTTTTCGTAAAGAAAAGTATATCGAGTTCGGTGGACCAAACGGCGGTGACGGCGGTGATGGTGGCGACGTTTACTTATTAGCGGATGAAAGCT
The Colwellia sp. Arc7-D genome window above contains:
- a CDS encoding aldose epimerase family protein gives rise to the protein MPTKKVSCPTITQSDFGTLQNGESAQLYTLENCHGVNIKISNYGGIIVALETLDKHSNSADIVLGYENIESYENDPYYLGAIIGRYAGRIDHGLLTINENTYQLELNNNDNQLHGGFQALNKQLWQATCTSSTEYVSLILHHTSPDGANGFPGNVDFKVIYSLSNNNELTIEYFASTDKTTAINLTQHSYFNLAGHNSGDIYQHQIQLNAEHFLPMNERIYPTGEIRTVKNSAHDFKQLKLLGSDIKSNDEQVVIAKGYDNYWLTNDNAITGEVYTARAIEPNSGRQLTMYSDNPCLILYTANYIDGSQTGKQGTVYQQHSAFCFEPQRLANNLTGADIKNTILNPEQPFYSKTRFIFETLA
- the ispB gene encoding octaprenyl diphosphate synthase — its product is MNIKNIQALAQQDMTAVNDLIFSKLHSDVALINQLGVYIVNGGGKRMRPLLTVLAAKAIGYKGEEHLQLAAIVEFIHTSTLLHDDVVDESNMRRGRETANAMFGNSASVLVGDFLYSRSFQMMSELSNLKIMDILSDATNIIAEGEVLQLMNCNDPDTTEDSYMKVIYCKTAKLFEAATRLAAVIAKQDDVTELAMLNYGKHLGTAFQLVDDIMDYTADAQEMGKNVGDDLAEGKPTLPLLYAMKHANEQQSLMIRNAIEHGDGMDNLDDILAAMKQTGALVYTQKKAEEEADKAISAIAILPESEYKQALISLAHIAANRTH
- the rplU gene encoding 50S ribosomal protein L21, yielding MYAVFQSGGKQHRVTEGQTVRLEKIELEIGAAVEFENVLMIADGESINVGAPYIAGGKVVAEVVNQGRADKVKIVKFKRRKHSRKEAGHRQWFTEVKITGING
- the argR gene encoding transcriptional regulator ArgR — encoded protein: MTTSRKKNEAELILAFKALLKEQCYGSQSQLADALDIQGFKNMSQAKISRLLSKLGAVKMRNASDQVVYILPDELAVPKSKQAIQSVVISVKHNNMQIILKTGIGGAPLISRMLDSLGESTGILGTLAGDDTIFIAPTDVNRIDEITKDISLLLGVSSSS
- the rpmA gene encoding 50S ribosomal protein L27 — translated: MAHKKAAGSTRNGRDSEAKRLGVKRFGGEAVLAGNIIVRQRGTRFHAGSNMGIGKDHTLFALSDGKVQFEVKGPKNRKFVSIIAE